A region from the Xiphias gladius isolate SHS-SW01 ecotype Sanya breed wild chromosome 20, ASM1685928v1, whole genome shotgun sequence genome encodes:
- the fybb gene encoding FYN-binding protein 1 isoform X1 gives MENKSDVKAIMARFQASGWSTDETSSTLAGRTKQPLHPTLSSGPTIQTKKPVLESLSGSAINVPPKPLFLKNTVSTKSDTEAHKPNKTKALASRFDNTQDDTKTNSKPLIGIKQQIPLKPPLSQPPEAKGPVQKPPLNKPSLSSTLSDSKPAFPKPSQAVSSKPGWIKEDSGGGVPSTTGSTPKLPPLQQKPSSSIIKLWHQSEEQAGANTDSVNKPSPLTNSTFKPPSNFRSAQSMFNKEKDKNEQSDSGGANKLPITATNSIPPPKPPASKKPSLRKPSKPSSQPSSINGDAISGPKRNPLPNSLALGPAPAKPNRPPRVNLEKFKRGAEASDDGPSTFKKPIIPTTQSSHLSNHSNHVAPTPPPQSALPSLPPRHPGSMIQQEEFYDDVDELNCSPPPLPPSTGHPSQRAKEEIDNDDGEMYEDLDERWEAAEQKQEKKKEKDEKEEKKRLEAERKEQKEREKKEQDARKKFKLVGPLEVIHQGKARVDCRSSKTDLGLKLGDRLDIIRVQGNPEGKWLGRTQDGSIGYVKTTSVEMDFNTLKNRQAQQAYDPEVYDDIDIVSSDNSGITGPGVVLPPLPGEGGEIYDDVVDPNLEVSPLDTSSYPTKSRGFLWMFERNRRPTSTKVVPPPSQFTAEGNSDEPGAAIDEEIYDDVDSQNLSSPPPISSFPILKGKSKTEEMVPKKQKKFEKEEKDFRKKFKYDGEIQVLYQVTIVDTLTNKKWSGKELPVKAGEKLDVIVKAVDNKLICRNEEGKFGYVSTSHIAMDDGDIYDDIGDDCIYDND, from the exons ATG GAAAACAAGTCTGATGTAAAGGCCATCATGGCTCGCTTCCAAGCGAGTGGGTGGAGCACTGACGAGACTTCCTCTACACTGGCTGGACGTACCAAACAACCCTTGCACCCCACCCTCTCCTCCGGCCCGACCATACAGACAAAGAAACCTGTCTTGGAGAGCCTCTCGGGCAGTGCAATAAATGTTCCTCCTAAACCActtttcctgaaaaacacagTATCCACTAAAAGTGACACAGAGGCACATAAGccaaacaaaactaaagccCTGGCTAGTAGGTTTGACAACACACAGGATGACACCAAGACCAACAGCAAACCCTTAATTGGTATTAAACAGCAGATACCTCTGAAGCCACCCCTTTCACAGCCTCCTGAAGCTAAAGGCCCTGTACAGAAGCCTCCGCTCAACAAGCCCTCCCTCAGCTCCACCCTGTCCGACTCCAAACCTGCCTTTCCTAAACCATCTCAAGCAGTCAGCTCCAAGCCGGGCTGGATAAAAGAAGACAGTGGTGGGGGTGTGCCATCCACTACTGGCTCCACACCCAAATTGCCTCCTTTACAACAAAAACCGAGCAGCAGCATCATAAAATTATGGCACCAAAGTGAAGAACAGGCAGGAGCTAACACAGACAGCGTGAACAAACCCTCCCCTCTGACAAACTCCACTTTTAAGCCCCCCTCCAACTTTAGGAGTGCTCAGAGTATGTTCAAcaaggagaaagacaagaatGAGCAGTCAGATAGTGGTGGAGCCAACAAACTGCCCATCACTGCCACTAACTCCATCCCTCCTCCCAAACCTCCAGCCAGTAAAAAACCTAGCTTGAGGAAGCCATCCAAGCCCTCTTCTCAGCCCAGCAGCATTAATGGTGATGCCATTTCGGGCCCCAAGCGTAACCCTCTACCCAACAGTTTAGCTTTGGGTCCTGCTCCTGCTAAACCTAACCGACCCCCCAGAGTCAACctggaaaaatttaaaagagGTGCTGAGGCCTCTGATGACG GTCCCAGCACCTTTAAGAAACCCATCATCCCAACAACTCAGTCCTCTCATCTCAGTAACCACAGCAACCATGTGGCCCCTACTCCACCCCCACAGTCTGCCCTCCCCAGTCTGCCCCCAAGACACCCTGGATCCAT GATCCAGCAAGAGGAGTTctatgatgatgttgatgaacTGAActgctctcctccacctctaCCACCATCCACAG GTCACCCAAGTCAGAGGGCAAAG GAGGAAATTGATAACGATGATGGAGAGATGTATGAGGATCTTGATGAACGATG GGAAGCggctgaacaaaaacaagagaagaagaaagagaaagacgagaaggaggagaaaaaacgACTGGAGGCTGAGAGGAAGGAGCAGAAGGAACGTGAGAAGAAGGAACAAGATGCCAGAAAGAAATTCAAA TTGGTTGGCCCACTGGAGGTCATCCATCAGGGGAAAGCTCGTGTGGACTGCAGAAGCAGTAAAACCGACCTTGGTCTGAAGCTGGGAGACCGCCTGGACATCATCCGTGTGCAGGGCAACCCAGAGGGAAAATGGTTGGGACGGACGCAGGATGGATCCA TTGGTTATGTAAAAACCACCTCCGTGGAAATGGACTTTAACACACTGAAGAATCGTCAAGCTCAGCAGGCATACGACCCTGAGGTCTATGATGACATCGATATTGTCTCTTCTGATAACAG TGGGATCACAGGACCCGGAG TTGTCCTACCCCCACTaccaggagagggaggagaaataTATGATGATGTTGTTGATCCAAACCTGGAAGTCAG TCCCCTGGACACCAGCTCTTATCCTACGAAGTCCCGTGGCTTCCTGTGGATGTTTGAGCGGAACAGACGTCCTACCAGCACTAAAGT AGTGCCTCCACCCAGCCAGTTTACTGCAGAGGGGAATTCAG ATGAGCCAGGGGCAGCAATCGATGAGGAGATATACGATGATGTTGACTCTCAAAATTTGTCCTCACCTCCGCCAATCAGCAG CTTTCCAATCCTGAAAGGCAAAAGCAAGACTGAAGAGATGGTCccaaagaagcagaaaaagtttgagaaagaagaaaaggactTCAGGAAAAAGTTTAAA TATGATGGGGAGATACAGGTGTTGTACCAGGTGACCATCGTCGACACACTCACTAATAAGAAGTGGAGTGGGAAAGAGCTGCCAGTCAAAGCAGGGGAGAAACTTGACGTCATTGTTAAAGCCGTGGACAACAAATTGATCTGTCGGAACGAGGAGGGCAAGT TTGGTTATGTTTCCACCAGCCACATTGCTATGGA CGACGGTGATATCTACGATGATATTGGAGATG attgcaTCTATGACAACGATTGA
- the fybb gene encoding FYN-binding protein 1 isoform X2, whose translation MENKSDVKAIMARFQASGWSTDETSSTLAGRTKQPLHPTLSSGPTIQTKKPVLESLSGSAINVPPKPLFLKNTVSTKSDTEAHKPNKTKALASRFDNTQDDTKTNSKPLIGIKQQIPLKPPLSQPPEAKGPVQKPPLNKPSLSSTLSDSKPAFPKPSQAVSSKPGWIKEDSGGGVPSTTGSTPKLPPLQQKPSSSIIKLWHQSEEQAGANTDSVNKPSPLTNSTFKPPSNFRSAQSMFNKEKDKNEQSDSGGANKLPITATNSIPPPKPPASKKPSLRKPSKPSSQPSSINGDAISGPKRNPLPNSLALGPAPAKPNRPPRVNLEKFKRGAEASDDGPSTFKKPIIPTTQSSHLSNHSNHVAPTPPPQSALPSLPPRHPGSMIQQEEFYDDVDELNCSPPPLPPSTGHPSQRAKEEIDNDDGEMYEDLDERWEAAEQKQEKKKEKDEKEEKKRLEAERKEQKEREKKEQDARKKFKLVGPLEVIHQGKARVDCRSSKTDLGLKLGDRLDIIRVQGNPEGKWLGRTQDGSIGYVKTTSVEMDFNTLKNRQAQQAYDPEVYDDIDIVSSDNSGITGPGVVLPPLPGEGGEIYDDVVDPNLEVRVPPPSQFTAEGNSDEPGAAIDEEIYDDVDSQNLSSPPPISSFPILKGKSKTEEMVPKKQKKFEKEEKDFRKKFKYDGEIQVLYQVTIVDTLTNKKWSGKELPVKAGEKLDVIVKAVDNKLICRNEEGKFGYVSTSHIAMDDGDIYDDIGDDCIYDND comes from the exons ATG GAAAACAAGTCTGATGTAAAGGCCATCATGGCTCGCTTCCAAGCGAGTGGGTGGAGCACTGACGAGACTTCCTCTACACTGGCTGGACGTACCAAACAACCCTTGCACCCCACCCTCTCCTCCGGCCCGACCATACAGACAAAGAAACCTGTCTTGGAGAGCCTCTCGGGCAGTGCAATAAATGTTCCTCCTAAACCActtttcctgaaaaacacagTATCCACTAAAAGTGACACAGAGGCACATAAGccaaacaaaactaaagccCTGGCTAGTAGGTTTGACAACACACAGGATGACACCAAGACCAACAGCAAACCCTTAATTGGTATTAAACAGCAGATACCTCTGAAGCCACCCCTTTCACAGCCTCCTGAAGCTAAAGGCCCTGTACAGAAGCCTCCGCTCAACAAGCCCTCCCTCAGCTCCACCCTGTCCGACTCCAAACCTGCCTTTCCTAAACCATCTCAAGCAGTCAGCTCCAAGCCGGGCTGGATAAAAGAAGACAGTGGTGGGGGTGTGCCATCCACTACTGGCTCCACACCCAAATTGCCTCCTTTACAACAAAAACCGAGCAGCAGCATCATAAAATTATGGCACCAAAGTGAAGAACAGGCAGGAGCTAACACAGACAGCGTGAACAAACCCTCCCCTCTGACAAACTCCACTTTTAAGCCCCCCTCCAACTTTAGGAGTGCTCAGAGTATGTTCAAcaaggagaaagacaagaatGAGCAGTCAGATAGTGGTGGAGCCAACAAACTGCCCATCACTGCCACTAACTCCATCCCTCCTCCCAAACCTCCAGCCAGTAAAAAACCTAGCTTGAGGAAGCCATCCAAGCCCTCTTCTCAGCCCAGCAGCATTAATGGTGATGCCATTTCGGGCCCCAAGCGTAACCCTCTACCCAACAGTTTAGCTTTGGGTCCTGCTCCTGCTAAACCTAACCGACCCCCCAGAGTCAACctggaaaaatttaaaagagGTGCTGAGGCCTCTGATGACG GTCCCAGCACCTTTAAGAAACCCATCATCCCAACAACTCAGTCCTCTCATCTCAGTAACCACAGCAACCATGTGGCCCCTACTCCACCCCCACAGTCTGCCCTCCCCAGTCTGCCCCCAAGACACCCTGGATCCAT GATCCAGCAAGAGGAGTTctatgatgatgttgatgaacTGAActgctctcctccacctctaCCACCATCCACAG GTCACCCAAGTCAGAGGGCAAAG GAGGAAATTGATAACGATGATGGAGAGATGTATGAGGATCTTGATGAACGATG GGAAGCggctgaacaaaaacaagagaagaagaaagagaaagacgagaaggaggagaaaaaacgACTGGAGGCTGAGAGGAAGGAGCAGAAGGAACGTGAGAAGAAGGAACAAGATGCCAGAAAGAAATTCAAA TTGGTTGGCCCACTGGAGGTCATCCATCAGGGGAAAGCTCGTGTGGACTGCAGAAGCAGTAAAACCGACCTTGGTCTGAAGCTGGGAGACCGCCTGGACATCATCCGTGTGCAGGGCAACCCAGAGGGAAAATGGTTGGGACGGACGCAGGATGGATCCA TTGGTTATGTAAAAACCACCTCCGTGGAAATGGACTTTAACACACTGAAGAATCGTCAAGCTCAGCAGGCATACGACCCTGAGGTCTATGATGACATCGATATTGTCTCTTCTGATAACAG TGGGATCACAGGACCCGGAG TTGTCCTACCCCCACTaccaggagagggaggagaaataTATGATGATGTTGTTGATCCAAACCTGGAAGTCAG AGTGCCTCCACCCAGCCAGTTTACTGCAGAGGGGAATTCAG ATGAGCCAGGGGCAGCAATCGATGAGGAGATATACGATGATGTTGACTCTCAAAATTTGTCCTCACCTCCGCCAATCAGCAG CTTTCCAATCCTGAAAGGCAAAAGCAAGACTGAAGAGATGGTCccaaagaagcagaaaaagtttgagaaagaagaaaaggactTCAGGAAAAAGTTTAAA TATGATGGGGAGATACAGGTGTTGTACCAGGTGACCATCGTCGACACACTCACTAATAAGAAGTGGAGTGGGAAAGAGCTGCCAGTCAAAGCAGGGGAGAAACTTGACGTCATTGTTAAAGCCGTGGACAACAAATTGATCTGTCGGAACGAGGAGGGCAAGT TTGGTTATGTTTCCACCAGCCACATTGCTATGGA CGACGGTGATATCTACGATGATATTGGAGATG attgcaTCTATGACAACGATTGA
- the ccdc80l2 gene encoding coiled-coil domain-containing protein 80 gives MCNFYISHSHLLLFAALWSLSYQSLLAAWPGISRSKPKDQLDPTVRDWGDYSDLPPGIQQGLTSDEDGEHDDTRRFGESSSSLAPELDFLAEFAGRKRLWVITAPSHNDHYLRMMEKQLEDMEQEGLHCHLAERDTFIITIIQNAMMEGRIQKTTFQGEATVESVDPDTVTKLLHYLELTSQEQGFTMLVLKKNLRVSERFPYPVRIEAILELIDQFPMRKLEKMTRKGSNLRCKTNKKKVVVKRKKMKKKMVLSPQRRANVTSVVALKRKPPPDKKAALKSKILDILSGRSRFVIRKGPAVGSTRGKDSSIVGQANSNGQEKAKAHSPPSVSMSNEKGKKDRPDSTLEEGKKRHGGKNNEDKKEQNVKDETQSSKKKGKGKKGKKGKGRGKKSNREASEKDKTALKEFLDSLKGRRRLMLISTPSRDATLYIQQKEEIEKHHCDFAIRKITVATIVEGSDATLTLQHHQLESEPPLSDLSELFLDSGLISLLRAELGLSSSDLFSMTVTDYDIKPNRVFEAPPSSPALFEYIDNFPSRHSEKEKERKSPSVCSKEKQPGAENSLLRFMSKRRLLLISAPSEDDYSFQQQLSALSGQECHLGIRHFAMLKLIGTRDKASGTVELFPLNGHSQSEVEPLSCDMVNNLREQLKISKDYFSMLIVGKDGDVKAWFPSPMWSLDNIYDLVDSMELRLQEEKLQKRLGIHCPEDRGRGGSEAGHYRGYDEDRVEDMYLYHQSEG, from the exons ATGTGTAATTTCTATATCTCACACtcacatttgttgttgtttgctgcttTGTGGAGCCTCAGCTACCAGAGTTTGCTTGCTGCCTGGCCGGGCATCAGTCGATCCAAGCCCAAGGATCAGCTGGACCCGACTGTAAGGGACTGGGGAGATTATTCAGACCTCCCTCCAGGAATCCAGCAGGGACTGACGTCGGACGAAGACGGAGAACATGATGACACCCGTCGATTCGGAGAGTCTTCATCAAGCCTGGCTCCGGAGCTGGATTTCCTGGCTGAATTTGCAG GTAGAAAACGGCTGTGGGTGATAACAGCCCCATCACACAATGACCACTATCTGCGTATGATGGAGAAACAGCTGGAAGACATGGAGCAG gaagGGCTGCACTGCCATCTAGCAGAGAGAGAcaccttcatcatcaccatcatccaGAATGCCATGATGGAAGGTCGAATCCAGAAAACAACTTTCCAAGGAGAGGCCACAGTAGAGAGCGTAGACCCAGACACAGTTACTAAACTGCTGCACTACTTGGAGCTTACCAGCCAG GAGCAAGGGTTCACGATGCTGGTTTTGAAGAAGAATCTAAGGGTCAGTGAGCGGTTCCCCTATCCGGTCCGTATTGAGGCGATTTTGGAGCTCATAGATCAGTTTCCCATGAGGAAGCTGGAGAAGATGACCAGAAAAGGATCCAACCTGAG gtgTAAAACCAATAAAAAGAAGGTTGtggtgaaaaggaaaaagatgaagaagaagatggtGCTGAGCCCTCAGAGGCGAGCAAATGTGACTTCTGTGGTggcattaaaaagaaaacctccTCCTGACAAAAAGGCTGCCTTGAAGAGTAAGATCTTGGACATCTTGAGTGGACGGTCGAGGTTTGTTATCCGTAAGGGGCCTGCTGTAGGGTCCACGAGGGGAAAGGACTCGAGCATTGTTGGTCAGGCAAATTCTAATGgacaggaaaaagcaaaagcGCACAGTCCTCCATCTGTATCAATGAGCAAcgaaaaagggaagaaagacag ACCTGACTCCACTttggaagaaggaaagaaaagacatgGAGGGAAAAACAATGAGGATAAAAAAGAGCAGAATGTAAAGGATGAAACACAGAGCTCTAAGAAAAAgggcaaagggaaaaaaggaaagaaaggaaaaggaagagggaaaaagtCCAACAGAGAGGCCAGTGAGAAGGATAAAACAGCCTTGAAGGAATTTTTAGACAGTTTGAAGGGAAGAAGAAGGTTGATG CTGATCTCCACGCCCAGCAGAGATGCAACGCTTTACATCCAGCAGAAAGAAGAGATCGAGAAGCATCACTGTGACTTCGCTATCAGGAAGATCACCGTTGCGACCATTGTGGAAGGCAGTGACGCCACACTCACGCTGCAACATCACCAGCTCG aATCAGAGCCTCCACTCAGTGACCTATCAGAGCTGTTCTTAGATTCAGGCCTGATCTCCCTGTTGAGAGCAGAGCTAGGCCTCTCGTCCTCTGACCTCTTTTCCATGACTGTCACAGACTACGACATCAAGCCCAAT AGAGTCTTTGAAGCTCCACCATCAAGCCCTGCTCTGTTCGAGTACATAGACAACTTTCCCTCAAGGcactcagaaaaagaaaaagagaggaagagtcCTTCAGTCTGTTCCAAAGAGAAACAGCCTGGAGCTGAGAATTCCTTGCTCAG GTTCATGTCTAAGAGGAGACTGCTGCTCATCTCAGCTCCCTCTGAGGACGACTACTCTTTCCAACAGCAGCTCTCGGCTCTCAGTGGACAGGAGTGTCACCTGG GTATTCGCCACTTTGCCATGTTAAAGCTGATTGGAACCAGAGACAAAGCATCAGGAACTGTCGAGCTATTTCCGCTGAATG GTCATAGTCAGAGTGAGGTTGAGCCGTTGTCCTGTGACATGGTCAACAATCTGAGAGAGCAGCTGAAGATCAGTAAGGACTACTTCAGCATGCTGATCGTGGGGAAGGACGGCGATGTCAAGGCATGGTTCCCATCACCCATGTGGTCCTTGGATAACATCTACGACCTGGTGGACTCCATGGAGCTTCGCCTCCAGGAGGAGAAGCTGCAGAAGAGACTGGGGATCCACTGCCCtgaggacagaggaagaggaggcagcgAAGCGGGACACTATCGCGGCTACGATGAGGACAGGGTGGAGGACATGTACTTATATCACCAGTCAGAGGGGTGA